The nucleotide sequence GGGCTTGTTTGGTTCAtaactaactttgccacaactaatctTAGGTAAACTGtggctgccacaaaaagtgtggctaacaaaatggccaccacaagtgtggcaagatttggcaaaaaTTTGAGCCCATGACTTGTGGGCCGTATAACTAGAAAaatgtggcaagccacaagtgtgacAATAAACCAAACATATGCCTAAGGTGTTGTGGCATGACTAaggttaggcgtggcaaccttaggctgcgaACCAAACAATtcctgtctactacaacaagatttGCCTGGGTCCGGCGATGAAGGGGGGTTGATGACGGCGTGCTCTCGGTTTGCTCCAGTGCGTGTAGTTGTTGCTATGTAGTCTACGCATCTGGATATAATTTTTACTCTCGttgttttttataaaaaaacaatTCTGCTCCGCCATCACAAGCAGGAAATGTGCCGACGTGCCGAGCCCCGACCCGCCCGAGTGGACGGACGCCGTCCAATCGTTTTCGTCACCAGCTTCCAGGCTTGCACAGCTGCTCCAATGATCCAATCCCGTCCCTCGAGTCCCCACCCGTCAGATCGGAAACGCCAATACGCGCAGCGCACCTATCCCCCACTACCACCGGCAACCGACGGACCCCGCACCCactccaccccctccccctccggcagccCGACCGACGCCGCAGCCGCCGCGATGGGCCGCAAGCTCGCGCTCCTGGTGGGCATCAACTACCCCGGCACCAAGGCCGAGCTCAAGGGCTGCCACAACGACGTTGACCGCATGCACAAGTGCCTCGTCGACCGGTTCGGCTTCGACGAGGACAACATCACCGTCCTCCTCGACCGCGGCTCCTCCGGGCCGCAGCCCACCGGCGCCAACATCCGCCACGCGCTGGCCAAGCTCGTCGGGGACGCGCGCCGTGGggacttcctcttcttccactacaGCGGCCACGGCACGCGGCTGCCGGCCGAGACCGGGCAGGACGACGACACCGGGTACGACGAGTGCATCGTGCCCAGCGACATGAATCTCATCACAGGTGCGATCGGGAACAAGATCAGCATCCGCTCCCATTTTTTTCTGAAAAAGTAATCGAGATACGGTAGGATTAGCTAAACAGTTACAGCCTTCAGATGTGAAACCGATTTTGGAGGAGACAGGTGAACGCAGATGTGATGTGGATCTGATCCAGGATCAAGCCCTATCCAAATACTGATGAGTTTGTTGGGCAGTTTACGGCCCATTTATTCATCTGTTTTGCGTTGCAGTAAGTTTAAGATGATCTTGGTAAAGTTTGAAGTTAATATATATGGCGTAAATGGTTGTATTAGGATAATTTGGAGCTACAGTTCAACTGCCGAAACTATTGTGGATAGACAGGGAATAGTAATTGGATGTAAAGATGCATATATGTGCTTACCATTTGCATAGTGTCGTTACTGTGCACATGTTTTGCACAGAATTGTGGTTGTAGCAATTCCCAAGATCTGCAGCTTAGGGGCCGGTGTTGTTTCAGATTTGTTTCGTTGTGGGCAAAAATGATAATTAGCACTGGCAGgatcttatttgagcaatgcttgGCCATTTGAGGAAAGGAATGTAGGCTCCCGGCGAGCGGAAGTTTCTTAGCAATTGTCTTAATAGAAAGACGAGAAGTGCTTAGGCCATATGTCAGCCTCTTGTTTCTGCATGTTTGTTCACTATATTTTCTAGCTAATAGGCTGTTATTGTCCATGTAACTGATgttcattttctgaaaatttgttATAGCAAACATTTTACCCCCTTGCACTCTAATTTTAAACACATTTCCGAACCATTCTGTGTCCAGTGAATGATTCTCAGCTGTCGAAATTCCTAACCTGTTATGATCTGCAGATCAAGATTTCAGAGATCTCGTGCAGAAGGTCCCGGATGGTTGCATATTTACCATTGTCTCCGACTCATGCCACAGTGGTGGCCTACTGGACAAGGCAAAGGAACAGATAGGCAATAGCACCAAGCAGAATCAGACCCAGTCTCGTGAATCCGAAGAAGAGCGATCTCATTCTGGCGGCGGGTTCCGGTCCTTCCTCAAAGAGACCGTTCGTGACGCATTTGAGTCTCATAGCCGCCACGGAGGTGAGGACCAGGATGAGCAACCAACTGGGGATGGCCTCACTAAAAACCGTTCTCTGCCACTCTCAACACTTATTGAGATGCTCAAGGAGCAAACTGGGAAGGATGACATCGAGGAGGGCTCAATCCGGCTGACTCTGTTTAACGTCTTCGGGGACGATGCCAGCCCAAAGATCAAGAAGTTCATGAAAGTCATGCTTGATAAGTTCCATGAAGGTGGATCAGGTGAGCAGGGCGGTGTGATGGGCATGGTTGGTTCGCTAGCTCACCAGTTCCTGAAGGCTAAGCTTGACGGCACAGAGGAAGAGACTTTCAAGCCAGCGATAGAACAAGATATGGGCAGTGCTGAGGAGGCGTATGCCGGGACTAAGTCATGGGCGCCGAACAACGGCATCCTCATCAGCGGGTGCCAAACCAGCCAGACATCAGCAGATGCCACCATACCGGGGGGTACGTCCTTCGGCGCGATGAGCAATGCCATCCAGGCCATTCTCGCGAGCGATGATGGAAAGATAACAAACAAGGATCTGGTTATGAAAGCACGCGCGGCGCTGTCCAAGCAAGGATACACTCAGCAGCCTGGGCTCTACTGCAGTGATGAGCATGTTCATGTGGCTTTCATCTGCTGAAACATGGATTGACGTTGTGCTTTGTTTCCCTTTCTGTGATGAGCTGTGCACGAGAGGTTTCAGTTTTCCCTAGCTCCCCCCGGGTTTGCTCCCCCCTGGTTTGCCGTGGTTATGTATTTATTATGTCAAAAACTGTGAGTTGAACTACATCAGTACTGAAATAAGGAATTGCCATGTAAACTTTATACATAGTACACATAAAGTTGCATCTTTAGTTTCATCCAACTTCTCTAATATGTTATCCTGATATACTTGCAGTGTTTTTTTTTGCAGCGATATTAACTTGTAGTGTTAGATTCACAAAAATCTTATGTTAGTTCAAACATTGGTTGTTTACGTGCAATGTCCTCCTGAAGAATTCAACTCATATTTGCCCAAAAATAGAACAGGTATTCAACATATCAGAGGGTATATAAAACGAAGCTCTTTGGTAGTACATCTGAAATCGACCTCCAGCCATTTTATTTGATTATCAGACAATAGAGTAAAATACCATGAACATAACCATTTCAATCCAGTATTATACAAGCTAGACTCGAGAGGCTCTGCCACACCGTGGACACTGGATTAGagcatctccccccccccccccccccccccgcccccgggcTAGAAAAAGCGCCGCTCCTGGGAGCGCGCCGGCCGAAATATCGGCTTGGGGGCGACATGCttcccagccgccggccccaggcACCGATGTTGGCCCATTTTTGGCGCAAATCGGCCCACTTTTCAGCCTATTTTCGGCGCAAATTGGCCCACCATAGGCACAAATTGACCAATTTCGGCCCGTATTCGGCGTGCTTCAACACAAATTGAACAGAAGctatttttatcacatagttcatcacagaaaatcaataaaaatcaaatagttcaatataaattatatagttcaacaaataaaaactcatatttcatcacacgtcgagctaggcgttgccttgagcctccataggtgctccaccagatcctgctgcagttgttgatgcacctgtgggtttcggatctcctgacgcatattgagaaggtagtccaggttgccggtagctggtgatcaacttgggcaagaggatcctgcctgtaatatggttcagtgtcaaacactggctcctcctgctcgctctcaatgatcatgttgtgcaagatgacacagtaagtcatgatctcccacatt is from Triticum aestivum cultivar Chinese Spring chromosome 3A, IWGSC CS RefSeq v2.1, whole genome shotgun sequence and encodes:
- the LOC123062308 gene encoding metacaspase-4 translates to MGRKLALLVGINYPGTKAELKGCHNDVDRMHKCLVDRFGFDEDNITVLLDRGSSGPQPTGANIRHALAKLVGDARRGDFLFFHYSGHGTRLPAETGQDDDTGYDECIVPSDMNLITDQDFRDLVQKVPDGCIFTIVSDSCHSGGLLDKAKEQIGNSTKQNQTQSRESEEERSHSGGGFRSFLKETVRDAFESHSRHGGEDQDEQPTGDGLTKNRSLPLSTLIEMLKEQTGKDDIEEGSIRLTLFNVFGDDASPKIKKFMKVMLDKFHEGGSGEQGGVMGMVGSLAHQFLKAKLDGTEEETFKPAIEQDMGSAEEAYAGTKSWAPNNGILISGCQTSQTSADATIPGGTSFGAMSNAIQAILASDDGKITNKDLVMKARAALSKQGYTQQPGLYCSDEHVHVAFIC